One segment of Gordonia terrae DNA contains the following:
- a CDS encoding cyclic nucleotide-degrading phosphodiesterase — translation MRLTVLGCSGSVGGPGAACSGYLLSVPGEQPVLVDCGPGVFGELQRVADPSNVAVVLSHLHADHCLDLPAMLVWRRYAPEPASRRAPLYGPHGTALRIGYGSSEFPGQLDDITDTFDVHEWSDDQEITLGGMRIRAMNVNHPPDTFGLRITGPEGQVIAYSGDTAPCDELIDLAADADLFLCEASWTHAPSERPPDLHMSGIEAGEAATKANVRALAITHVAPWSDSAEILAEARSTFSGPTELVSQGQVIDLT, via the coding sequence ATGCGTCTCACGGTCCTCGGGTGCTCGGGCAGTGTGGGCGGGCCGGGCGCCGCGTGCTCCGGTTATCTGCTCTCCGTTCCCGGTGAACAACCGGTACTGGTGGACTGCGGCCCGGGAGTCTTCGGTGAGCTGCAGCGCGTTGCCGACCCCAGCAACGTCGCCGTCGTCCTCAGCCACCTCCACGCCGATCACTGTCTCGATCTCCCCGCGATGCTCGTCTGGCGGCGGTACGCGCCCGAGCCGGCCAGCCGGCGGGCACCGTTGTACGGGCCGCACGGCACCGCGCTGCGGATCGGCTACGGGTCATCGGAGTTCCCCGGCCAGCTCGACGACATCACCGACACGTTCGACGTCCACGAATGGAGCGACGATCAGGAGATCACGCTGGGCGGGATGCGGATCCGGGCGATGAACGTCAACCACCCGCCCGACACCTTCGGCTTGCGGATCACCGGACCCGAGGGGCAGGTCATCGCCTACAGCGGGGACACGGCGCCCTGCGACGAACTCATCGATCTCGCGGCCGACGCGGACCTGTTCCTGTGTGAGGCGTCGTGGACACACGCGCCGTCGGAACGCCCACCGGATCTGCACATGTCGGGGATCGAGGCGGGGGAGGCCGCGACCAAGGCCAACGTCCGTGCGCTCGCCATCACCCACGTCGCGCCGTGGTCGGATTCCGCGGAGATCCTCGCCGAGGCCCGCAGTACGTTCTCCGGCCCGACCGAGCTCGTCAGCCAGGGACAGGTCATCGACCTCACCTAG
- the rph gene encoding ribonuclease PH, whose product MTTRADGRADDELRPITFTRGFTSHPAGSVLVEFGKTRVMCTASVTDGVPPWRRGSGLGWLTAEYAMLPAATHDRSSRESVKGRVGGRTHEISRLIGRSLRACIDLGALGENTIALDCDVLQADGGTRTAAITGAYVALADAVTYLRAAGKLSDPQPLSCAIAAVSVGVVDGRVRLDLPYEEDSRAEVDMNVVATDAGTLVEVQGTGEGATFPRSTLDALLDVAAVGTEKLFEAQRAVLAEPYPGELPGRA is encoded by the coding sequence GTGACCACACGAGCTGACGGCAGAGCCGACGACGAACTCCGTCCCATCACGTTCACCCGCGGGTTCACCAGCCACCCGGCGGGTTCGGTCCTGGTGGAGTTCGGCAAGACCCGGGTGATGTGCACCGCGAGTGTCACCGACGGCGTACCGCCCTGGCGTCGTGGTTCCGGGCTCGGGTGGCTGACCGCGGAGTACGCGATGCTGCCGGCCGCCACCCACGATCGGTCGTCGCGTGAGTCGGTCAAGGGGCGGGTCGGCGGACGCACCCACGAGATCAGTCGGTTGATCGGTCGCTCGCTGCGCGCGTGCATCGATCTCGGCGCGCTGGGCGAGAACACCATCGCCCTCGACTGCGACGTCCTGCAGGCCGACGGCGGTACCCGCACCGCGGCCATCACCGGCGCCTATGTCGCGCTGGCAGATGCGGTCACCTACCTGCGCGCGGCGGGCAAACTGTCCGACCCGCAACCTCTTTCGTGCGCGATCGCCGCGGTGAGCGTCGGTGTCGTCGACGGCCGTGTCCGACTCGACCTTCCCTACGAGGAGGATTCGCGGGCCGAGGTGGACATGAACGTCGTGGCCACCGATGCCGGCACCCTCGTCGAGGTGCAGGGCACCGGCGAGGGAGCGACCTTCCCGCGTTCGACGCTCGATGCGCTGCTCGACGTCGCCGCCGTCGGTACGGAGAAGCTGTTCGAGGCTCAGCGCGCGGTGCTCGCCGAACCGTACCCGGGCGAACTCCCCGGACGGGCCTGA
- the rdgB gene encoding RdgB/HAM1 family non-canonical purine NTP pyrophosphatase, with amino-acid sequence MSSVLLASRNAKKLAELQRVVDAAGITGVEIVGLDAVPDYPEEPETGATFEDNALIKAHAGARATGLPCLADDSGIAVDALNGMPGVLSARWSGRHGDDPANNALLLAQLSDTPDERRGAAFVSACALVLPDGTETVVRGEWRGRVLREERGPHGFGYDPLFAPEDEIAAGRSAAELSPAEKDRLSHRGKALAQLVPALRALAG; translated from the coding sequence ATGTCCTCGGTGCTCCTGGCGAGCCGCAATGCCAAGAAGCTCGCCGAACTCCAGCGCGTCGTCGATGCCGCGGGCATCACCGGGGTCGAGATCGTCGGCCTCGACGCGGTGCCCGACTACCCGGAGGAGCCCGAGACCGGCGCCACCTTCGAGGACAACGCGCTGATCAAGGCTCACGCAGGTGCTCGAGCGACCGGATTGCCCTGTCTCGCCGATGATTCCGGTATCGCGGTCGATGCCCTGAACGGAATGCCGGGCGTGCTGTCGGCGCGCTGGTCGGGCCGGCACGGCGACGACCCGGCCAACAACGCGCTCCTGCTGGCCCAGTTGTCGGACACCCCGGACGAACGCCGTGGCGCGGCGTTCGTGTCGGCGTGCGCCCTCGTGCTGCCGGACGGGACCGAGACGGTGGTGCGCGGCGAGTGGCGTGGACGCGTCCTGCGGGAAGAACGCGGGCCGCACGGATTCGGCTACGACCCGCTGTTCGCCCCCGAGGACGAGATCGCCGCCGGCCGGTCCGCGGCGGAATTGTCGCCGGCGGAGAAGGACAGGCTGAGTCACCGCGGAAAAGCGCTGGCGCAGTTGGTCCCGGCGCTGCGCGCGCTCGCGGGCTGA
- a CDS encoding GNAT family N-acetyltransferase, producing MTDITYRPYRSTDAEDVKKIIDEAFFIHRYVRGRRVLDSALEVYLREQLVASTWSRVAEKDGHVVGIILGRVDGEPHLPERAKNRALLWAHTARAAVLGLPQLKSLRGFFAYESVAHRLGARTGRPLDDELTLFAVASTTRGHGVGAALYRAFLDHLRGRGRSDFHLYTDSLCTFGFYERQGMSRAGADDMNILLDGRPHTLGVYMYTGTAS from the coding sequence ATGACCGACATCACTTATCGCCCATACCGTTCCACCGACGCCGAGGACGTCAAGAAGATCATCGACGAGGCGTTCTTCATCCACCGGTACGTCCGCGGTCGTCGCGTTCTCGACAGCGCACTCGAGGTCTATCTGCGTGAGCAACTGGTGGCGAGCACCTGGAGCCGCGTCGCCGAGAAGGACGGTCACGTGGTCGGGATCATCCTGGGACGGGTCGACGGTGAGCCACACCTGCCCGAGCGGGCGAAGAACAGGGCACTGCTCTGGGCGCACACCGCCCGAGCCGCCGTTCTCGGACTGCCCCAGCTGAAGTCGCTGCGCGGCTTCTTCGCGTACGAATCGGTAGCCCACCGGCTCGGCGCCCGCACCGGCAGGCCGCTCGACGACGAACTGACCCTCTTCGCCGTCGCCTCCACCACCCGGGGACACGGTGTCGGAGCCGCACTCTACCGAGCGTTCCTGGACCATCTCCGAGGCCGCGGCCGCTCGGACTTCCATCTGTACACGGACTCGCTGTGCACATTCGGATTCTATGAGCGACAAGGGATGTCGCGTGCCGGCGCCGACGACATGAACATCCTGCTCGACGGCCGGCCCCATACGTTGGGCGTCTACATGTACACCGGCACGGCGAGCTGA
- a CDS encoding TetR/AcrR family transcriptional regulator, with protein sequence MGRTSGRTAADTRRSILDAAARLVARQGAAVSVSEIAAAAGVSKGGLLYHFPAKDGLLEELAADLMAKFRAEVERVAGEEAETPGRLTRAYIRVSFADARDSAGLRDQIALAASLMYEPGPAELAQQDADHWRTTLADDGLDPAITRLIIAAADGSNTAPLWGAVLDDGDRAALEADLIALTHGSGPVAPNPTTTLDNTYEKKGS encoded by the coding sequence ATGGGACGCACATCCGGACGCACCGCCGCCGATACGCGACGGTCCATCCTCGACGCCGCGGCCCGTCTCGTCGCGCGCCAGGGTGCCGCGGTATCGGTGTCCGAGATCGCCGCCGCGGCCGGGGTGTCGAAGGGCGGGTTGCTCTATCACTTTCCCGCCAAAGACGGACTGCTCGAAGAACTCGCCGCCGACCTGATGGCCAAGTTCCGGGCCGAGGTCGAACGAGTCGCCGGCGAGGAGGCCGAGACACCGGGACGACTCACCAGGGCCTACATCCGGGTGAGTTTCGCCGACGCCCGGGACTCCGCCGGCCTGCGCGACCAGATCGCTTTGGCCGCGAGCCTGATGTACGAACCGGGCCCGGCCGAACTCGCCCAGCAGGACGCCGATCACTGGCGAACCACGCTGGCCGACGACGGCCTCGACCCGGCGATCACACGACTCATCATCGCGGCCGCCGATGGCTCGAACACCGCCCCGCTCTGGGGAGCGGTCCTCGACGACGGCGACCGGGCCGCACTCGAAGCAGACCTCATCGCACTCACCCACGGCTCGGGTCCGGTCGCCCCCAACCCGACAACCACACTCGACAACACCTACGAAAAGAAGGGATCATGA
- a CDS encoding glycosyltransferase produces the protein MRIVQLANFYGGRSGGLRTAVDRWGAGYVEAGHDVVLIVPGADPGEEALPSGVTRITVAAPRIPASGGYRLASARRVADVLAHLHPDALEVSDRLTLRGFGRWARARDIHSTMVSHERLDRLLGQIMPGPTARALADRANAATARDYDTVVCTTDFAAAEFDRVAAPNVVRAPLGVDLDVFDPRHLDPNLGEQWSDGTGALIAHCGRLSVEKRADRSIAALNRLHRSGTPAHLVVAGDGPMRGPLQHLARGLPVTFLGHLTDRRQVAALLASADLSLSPGPHETFCLSALESLAAGTPVIGSRSSAVASLVDDTCGAAAEDSGSGFASAIRQVLSLPRLDRERAARHRATQYRWPDSVARMLGVHAGS, from the coding sequence GTGCGGATCGTCCAGCTCGCGAACTTCTACGGCGGACGCTCCGGCGGTCTGCGCACCGCGGTGGACCGCTGGGGCGCCGGCTACGTGGAGGCAGGTCACGACGTCGTCCTGATCGTCCCCGGCGCCGACCCCGGCGAGGAGGCACTTCCCTCCGGTGTCACCCGGATCACCGTCGCAGCACCACGCATCCCGGCCTCGGGCGGCTACCGCCTGGCGTCTGCGCGTCGCGTCGCCGACGTCCTCGCCCATCTCCACCCCGACGCCCTCGAGGTCTCTGACCGCCTGACCCTCCGCGGTTTCGGCCGGTGGGCGCGCGCCCGGGACATCCATTCGACGATGGTGTCCCACGAGCGCCTCGACCGCCTACTCGGTCAGATCATGCCCGGCCCGACGGCGCGGGCGCTCGCCGATCGAGCCAACGCGGCCACCGCCCGCGACTACGACACCGTCGTCTGCACCACCGACTTCGCCGCCGCGGAGTTCGATCGCGTCGCGGCGCCCAACGTCGTCCGTGCTCCGCTGGGTGTCGACCTCGACGTCTTCGACCCGCGGCACCTCGATCCCAATCTGGGCGAGCAATGGTCCGACGGCACCGGCGCGCTCATCGCCCACTGCGGACGCCTCTCGGTGGAGAAGCGCGCCGACCGAAGCATCGCGGCACTCAACAGGCTCCACCGTTCCGGGACGCCCGCACATCTGGTGGTCGCGGGCGACGGGCCGATGCGAGGCCCGCTGCAACACCTGGCGCGCGGACTACCGGTGACGTTTCTGGGGCACCTCACGGACCGGCGGCAGGTCGCCGCACTCCTCGCGAGCGCCGACCTCTCGCTCTCCCCCGGGCCGCACGAGACGTTCTGCCTCTCCGCGCTGGAATCACTGGCCGCCGGTACACCGGTCATCGGATCGCGCTCGTCGGCCGTCGCGAGCCTCGTCGACGACACGTGCGGCGCTGCTGCCGAGGATTCCGGGTCGGGTTTCGCCAGCGCGATCCGGCAGGTGCTCAGCCTCCCTCGGCTCGATCGCGAACGAGCGGCCCGGCACCGGGCCACCCAGTACCGCTGGCCCGATTCGGTCGCGCGGATGCTGGGTGTCCACGCCGGCAGCTGA
- a CDS encoding DUF3817 domain-containing protein, with amino-acid sequence MTETDSTAPALAAPVEKVRGALLRYRVLAWITGVWLLLLVVELVLTYGFDNHALDFVPFVHGWVYFVYLIMAIDLAIKVRWSVGKTVITAIAGTIPFLSFWFEHKRTQEVKAQFNL; translated from the coding sequence GTGACCGAGACCGATTCCACCGCCCCCGCCCTCGCCGCCCCGGTGGAGAAGGTCCGCGGCGCGTTGTTGCGGTATCGCGTCCTCGCCTGGATCACCGGCGTGTGGTTGCTGCTGCTCGTCGTCGAGCTCGTGCTGACGTACGGCTTCGACAATCACGCACTCGACTTCGTGCCGTTCGTGCACGGCTGGGTCTACTTCGTCTACCTGATCATGGCCATCGACCTGGCGATCAAGGTGCGCTGGAGTGTGGGCAAGACCGTCATCACCGCCATCGCCGGCACGATTCCCTTCCTGTCCTTCTGGTTCGAGCACAAGCGCACCCAGGAAGTGAAGGCGCAGTTCAACCTCTGA
- a CDS encoding PQQ-binding-like beta-propeller repeat protein, whose amino-acid sequence MPARSRWTLVAAAVAAVVTVSAATVVWVDRVPTTVKKITGTTAATPGLAWSLDPADRLGRPFAAFADPREGTAFTVGEPGMIRAGDTLVTIVGTPNEGTTLGDPVMIGIDARSGEVRWQAPAHDLVSCSDVPLHGKIYCHALQKGHELVSYDIDSGDSTRRTVSESIFAIATTSDVLYVAEGSVEENDVRVHSGTFDDVSAHWTRQFDVGASYEEVYSSEALTVIDGVGLVRTGGDLALFDAESGAELWSNGTQCVGTSSLLPGGFLVHADTGCESAGNASEQLLRGPDGKVVASNSNPTVQRPGYESTTDSDPVLLGDSAYDRATGDRLWTNSDLISRDTNATGAVTAVAGGVVYVTDSTARSDGGVDLRTGERLWHRAWRDDASAGVNPDGYRDRLLAGSDGVILTAVDVTTGEIAWTAPFLAIDSDPDAFVTGTALEPYGDGWIFSSDRRMIRLAPL is encoded by the coding sequence ATGCCGGCCCGGAGTAGGTGGACACTGGTCGCCGCCGCGGTGGCCGCGGTCGTGACGGTCTCCGCGGCGACTGTGGTGTGGGTGGACCGTGTTCCGACGACGGTCAAGAAGATCACCGGAACCACCGCGGCGACACCGGGTCTGGCGTGGTCGCTCGATCCTGCCGACCGGTTGGGTCGTCCCTTCGCGGCCTTCGCCGACCCGCGCGAGGGTACTGCGTTCACGGTCGGCGAGCCCGGGATGATCCGGGCAGGCGACACGCTGGTCACCATCGTCGGTACCCCGAACGAGGGAACGACACTCGGCGATCCCGTGATGATCGGCATCGACGCGAGAAGCGGAGAGGTGCGCTGGCAGGCCCCGGCGCACGATCTCGTCAGCTGCAGTGACGTTCCGCTCCACGGCAAGATCTACTGCCACGCCCTTCAGAAGGGCCACGAACTCGTCAGCTACGACATCGACTCGGGTGACTCGACACGACGCACGGTGTCCGAGAGCATCTTCGCCATCGCGACCACGTCTGATGTCCTGTACGTCGCCGAGGGCAGCGTCGAGGAGAACGACGTGCGAGTCCACTCGGGGACCTTCGACGACGTGTCAGCCCACTGGACCCGCCAATTCGACGTCGGTGCCTCCTATGAGGAGGTGTACAGCAGCGAGGCGCTCACCGTGATCGATGGTGTCGGGCTCGTGCGCACCGGTGGCGACCTCGCCCTGTTCGATGCCGAATCGGGCGCCGAATTGTGGAGTAACGGAACACAATGCGTCGGAACCTCGTCGCTGCTGCCGGGCGGGTTCCTCGTCCACGCCGACACCGGCTGCGAGTCGGCCGGCAATGCGTCCGAGCAACTGCTCAGGGGGCCGGACGGGAAGGTGGTCGCGTCGAACTCGAATCCCACCGTCCAACGGCCGGGGTACGAGTCCACGACCGACTCCGACCCCGTCCTACTCGGCGACTCGGCCTACGACCGCGCCACCGGCGACCGATTGTGGACGAACAGCGACCTCATATCGCGCGACACCAACGCAACCGGAGCCGTGACAGCGGTCGCCGGCGGCGTTGTGTACGTGACGGACAGCACCGCCCGCAGCGACGGTGGTGTCGACCTCAGAACCGGTGAACGTTTGTGGCACCGAGCGTGGCGCGACGATGCTTCCGCCGGCGTGAACCCAGATGGCTACCGCGACCGTCTGTTGGCCGGCAGTGATGGCGTCATCCTCACCGCTGTCGACGTGACCACCGGCGAGATCGCGTGGACGGCACCGTTCCTCGCCATCGATTCCGACCCGGATGCGTTCGTCACCGGCACAGCACTCGAGCCCTACGGCGACGGGTGGATCTTCTCGTCGGACCGTCGAATGATCAGGCTCGCGCCCCTCTGA
- a CDS encoding histone-like nucleoid-structuring protein Lsr2, giving the protein MNPPRLSTTVVSVSKIQTVTFVDDLDGRELDPQDAQTVSWSWLGVDYELDVSSTNLDKIEQGKVTVAKLLKASTRVGGRRRSPSARTKTNSGGAGSSVNASIREWAADNGYEVSARGRIPNDIVEAYNAAH; this is encoded by the coding sequence ATGAATCCGCCTCGCCTTTCGACTACCGTGGTCAGTGTGTCGAAAATACAGACAGTGACCTTTGTCGACGATCTTGACGGTCGCGAACTCGATCCCCAAGACGCACAGACGGTTTCGTGGTCGTGGCTCGGCGTCGACTACGAACTAGACGTGTCCTCGACCAATCTCGACAAGATCGAGCAGGGGAAAGTGACCGTCGCGAAATTGCTCAAGGCGTCGACCCGAGTCGGTGGGCGTCGGCGGTCACCATCCGCACGAACGAAGACCAATTCCGGCGGGGCCGGTTCGTCGGTGAATGCCTCAATTCGGGAATGGGCGGCCGACAACGGTTACGAGGTCTCCGCTCGCGGCCGGATTCCGAACGACATTGTCGAGGCGTACAACGCCGCCCACTGA
- a CDS encoding HNH endonuclease family protein, producing the protein MRRRAAWLSVMIAAVSVVVGLGALFVSGTDTGSGEVLRPSAPPVGSSTSALPSPGVQTSAPGVGQALADLITLQVKGRAPKTGYARARFGKAWDDAVDVQFGRNGCRTREDILRRDLTGITVHDDGCRVLAGTLADPYTGTTIPFTRGQETSALVQIDHVVALSDAWQKGAAGWAAGKRIEFANDPRNLQAVSGTVNQRKSDGDAATWLPPNKAYRCTYVGRQIEVKKSYGLWVTPAERDAMRRVLASC; encoded by the coding sequence GTGAGACGTCGAGCGGCATGGTTGTCGGTGATGATCGCCGCGGTGTCGGTCGTCGTGGGACTCGGTGCCCTGTTCGTATCCGGGACCGACACCGGATCGGGAGAGGTGCTCCGCCCGTCGGCTCCGCCCGTCGGCTCGTCGACATCTGCGCTGCCGTCACCAGGGGTCCAGACGTCGGCACCCGGCGTCGGTCAGGCCCTCGCCGACCTGATAACTCTCCAGGTGAAGGGGCGTGCCCCCAAGACCGGTTATGCCCGGGCGCGGTTCGGCAAGGCGTGGGACGACGCGGTCGACGTGCAGTTCGGCCGCAACGGTTGCCGGACGCGAGAGGACATCCTCCGCCGAGACCTCACCGGGATCACGGTCCACGACGACGGGTGTCGAGTTCTCGCCGGCACGCTGGCCGACCCGTACACCGGTACGACCATCCCGTTCACCCGAGGACAGGAGACGTCGGCTCTCGTTCAGATAGATCACGTCGTCGCGTTGTCGGACGCCTGGCAGAAGGGCGCGGCGGGCTGGGCCGCGGGCAAGCGCATCGAGTTCGCGAACGATCCGCGGAATCTGCAGGCCGTCTCCGGGACCGTGAACCAACGGAAGAGCGACGGCGACGCCGCCACGTGGCTCCCGCCGAACAAGGCGTACCGATGTACTTACGTCGGCCGGCAGATCGAGGTCAAGAAGTCGTACGGACTGTGGGTGACCCCGGCCGAACGCGACGCCATGCGGCGGGTCCTCGCATCGTGCTGA
- a CDS encoding DUF7059 domain-containing protein, which translates to MTADQGRPQPSDDAAGHPLTDDTVVAALGADLRSAGYTNDGVTGLLGADAHEALVRGVWWPALAATRDAAGEDGRLATLIRLFLLGSDEPEDAVAASFPTAGIDALIAQGVLVRVDGSRVRANLDIRPHADDTRDYLVVADQDAAMRPGPVARDHVLGIGGASISLARAVIREPVRRALDIGTGCGIQALHLDAHCEQIVATDTNDRALALAAATARLNGMSWDLRSGSMFEPVGGERFDLIVSNPPFVVGAGGQDYIYRDSGVVGDGLCEQLVRELPAHLNPGGTGQILANWIIRDGEPWEERVRSWLAGTGLDAWVVQREVADPISYISLWLSDAGEDESDAAQRGAEWLEWFETNGIAAIGMGSITARLPMPDENRAPDVVVEEITGAGEEVTGYEAQAFLARRRYLRETSDGRLLAQRLSVAPVMLEEHSLPGDEGWQQVSAAVRRPGGPGAVLGVDEISRALLAGCRGQVPLGVLLELLADFHGVDADALAEAALPVVREAIGRGILYEAT; encoded by the coding sequence GTGACCGCCGACCAGGGACGACCCCAGCCATCCGACGACGCCGCCGGCCATCCGCTGACCGACGACACCGTCGTCGCGGCGCTCGGTGCCGATCTGCGGTCGGCGGGGTACACGAACGACGGCGTCACCGGCCTGCTCGGCGCCGACGCGCACGAAGCGCTCGTGCGGGGTGTGTGGTGGCCTGCGCTCGCCGCCACGCGCGACGCCGCAGGCGAGGACGGTCGGCTGGCCACTCTGATCCGCTTGTTCCTGTTGGGTTCGGACGAGCCCGAAGACGCTGTCGCCGCGTCGTTCCCGACGGCCGGAATCGACGCGCTGATCGCCCAGGGGGTATTGGTCCGGGTCGATGGGTCGCGGGTTCGCGCGAACCTCGACATCCGGCCGCACGCCGACGACACCCGCGACTACCTCGTCGTCGCCGATCAGGACGCCGCGATGCGGCCCGGACCCGTTGCCCGCGACCACGTCCTGGGGATCGGCGGTGCGTCGATCTCGCTGGCCCGAGCGGTCATCCGTGAGCCCGTCCGTCGCGCGCTCGACATCGGTACCGGGTGCGGCATCCAGGCTCTGCATCTCGACGCCCACTGCGAGCAGATCGTGGCCACCGACACCAACGACCGAGCGCTGGCGCTGGCCGCGGCAACGGCCCGCCTCAACGGGATGTCGTGGGATCTGCGCTCGGGCAGCATGTTCGAGCCCGTCGGCGGGGAACGCTTCGATCTCATCGTGTCGAATCCGCCGTTCGTCGTCGGCGCCGGTGGCCAGGACTACATCTACCGCGATTCCGGGGTCGTCGGGGACGGGCTCTGCGAACAACTCGTGCGCGAGCTGCCTGCGCATCTGAATCCTGGTGGCACCGGCCAGATCCTGGCCAACTGGATCATCCGCGACGGCGAACCGTGGGAGGAGCGCGTCCGGTCGTGGCTCGCCGGCACCGGACTCGACGCGTGGGTCGTGCAGCGCGAGGTCGCCGACCCCATCAGCTACATCTCCCTGTGGCTGTCCGACGCCGGTGAGGACGAGTCCGACGCCGCGCAGCGGGGAGCGGAGTGGCTCGAATGGTTCGAGACCAACGGCATCGCGGCGATCGGGATGGGCTCCATCACCGCCCGGCTTCCGATGCCGGACGAGAACCGCGCTCCCGACGTCGTGGTCGAGGAGATCACCGGCGCCGGTGAAGAGGTGACCGGGTACGAGGCGCAGGCCTTTCTCGCGCGACGGCGCTACCTGCGGGAGACCTCCGACGGCCGGCTGCTCGCTCAGCGGCTGTCGGTGGCGCCGGTCATGCTCGAGGAGCACTCGCTCCCGGGTGACGAGGGCTGGCAACAGGTGTCGGCCGCGGTTCGCCGGCCCGGGGGTCCCGGCGCAGTTCTCGGTGTCGACGAGATCTCGCGCGCCCTGCTCGCCGGTTGCCGGGGACAGGTGCCGCTGGGTGTCCTGCTCGAACTCCTCGCCGACTTCCACGGCGTCGATGCCGACGCCCTGGCCGAGGCCGCGCTGCCCGTCGTCCGTGAGGCGATCGGCCGGGGGATTCTGTACGAAGCGACCTGA
- a CDS encoding trans-sulfuration enzyme family protein — protein MTRSVHAGNDASGPSVRTPITMANSYHLPPEPEAMSWSGTEQLFYTRNTGANEVALQDKLAALENADDAVVLASGVAALHAVFFTLLSAGDHVVVSDTTYEATWKLWSDLLPTKYGIEATFVDVGDLDATRAAVRPGTTRMLIAETIANPTTKVADIGALAQIAADTGALLLVDSTFTPPVLYRPLADGADLVVHSLTKYINGHGDAMGGAVLGRPDLIAQIREQAMVDVGGVISPFNAWLIARGAITLPLRFAQHQRNAERVAAFLDDDPRIAYVRYPGLSSHPEHDLAARQFGGRGFGGMMAFAVRGDPATQNRFVSALTTITSAVSLGHDESLIVHVGADGPRVAAYPEPFREWGHLRFSVGLEDADDLIADLAAALDATFPATPGG, from the coding sequence ATGACACGCAGCGTCCACGCCGGGAACGACGCGTCGGGTCCGTCGGTGCGGACTCCCATCACGATGGCGAATTCGTATCACCTGCCGCCCGAACCCGAGGCGATGAGCTGGTCGGGCACCGAGCAACTGTTCTACACGCGCAACACGGGCGCCAACGAGGTCGCATTGCAGGACAAGCTCGCCGCACTCGAAAATGCCGACGACGCCGTCGTCCTCGCGTCCGGGGTGGCCGCATTGCACGCCGTGTTCTTCACCCTCCTGTCCGCCGGTGACCACGTCGTCGTGTCGGACACGACGTACGAGGCCACGTGGAAACTGTGGTCGGACCTGTTGCCGACGAAATACGGGATCGAGGCGACCTTCGTCGATGTCGGGGATCTGGATGCCACCCGCGCCGCCGTGCGGCCCGGCACCACCCGCATGCTGATCGCCGAGACGATCGCCAACCCGACCACCAAGGTCGCCGACATCGGCGCTCTCGCACAGATCGCCGCCGACACCGGAGCGCTGCTGCTCGTCGACTCGACCTTCACCCCACCGGTGTTGTACCGCCCGCTCGCCGACGGCGCCGATCTGGTCGTGCACTCGCTGACCAAGTACATCAACGGTCACGGTGACGCGATGGGTGGCGCCGTGCTCGGCCGACCGGACCTGATCGCGCAGATCCGGGAGCAGGCGATGGTCGACGTCGGCGGCGTGATCTCGCCGTTCAACGCGTGGTTGATCGCCCGCGGTGCGATCACCCTGCCACTGCGATTCGCTCAGCACCAACGCAATGCCGAGCGGGTCGCGGCCTTCCTCGACGACGACCCGCGCATCGCCTACGTGCGCTACCCGGGACTGTCGTCGCATCCCGAACACGACCTGGCCGCGCGGCAGTTCGGCGGTCGCGGCTTCGGAGGCATGATGGCCTTCGCGGTCCGCGGCGATCCGGCCACCCAGAATCGCTTCGTCTCGGCGCTGACGACGATCACCTCGGCGGTGTCACTCGGTCACGACGAATCGCTCATCGTCCACGTCGGTGCCGACGGGCCCCGGGTCGCCGCGTACCCGGAACCCTTCCGCGAGTGGGGCCATCTGCGATTCTCGGTGGGCCTCGAGGACGCCGACGACCTCATCGCCGACCTCGCCGCCGCGCTCGACGCGACGTTCCCGGCCACCCCAGGTGGTTGA